One Pseudomonas sp. MH9.2 DNA segment encodes these proteins:
- the groL gene encoding chaperonin GroEL (60 kDa chaperone family; promotes refolding of misfolded polypeptides especially under stressful conditions; forms two stacked rings of heptamers to form a barrel-shaped 14mer; ends can be capped by GroES; misfolded proteins enter the barrel where they are refolded when GroES binds), whose protein sequence is MAHSKILFRAAAREKILCGATQLADAIRVTLGPKSKSVLIQKKWGTPIVCNDGVTIAKQVDLQDPEENLGAQMLRQAAERTGEAVGDGTSTSTVLAHAIFADGVRNVVAGASAIDLKRGLDRGLLLAVQSLAAQSRPVSTLKEKAQVATLSAHNDATIGELVANALEKVGVEGVVSVEESKTTETVVEVVEGMRFDRGYVSPYFVTDADKMQVELEDAYLLLCDHKIGLLKDLIPLLEMIAKSGQPLVLIADDIEGEALTTLVVNQIRGVLRAVAIKAPGFGDRRKEMLQDIAILTGGTVISSELGISLEHVELSQLGRAHRVVVQKDNTTLIGGAGTHKAIETRLQQIRQQVDATTSDYDREKLLERLAKLSGGVAVIRVGAPTEAEMKARKDALDDAISATKAAIAEGTVPGGGLALLKAVPIIVAEEALYEGDVKTGLQILRRALEAPARVIAENSAVDAGVVVARMLAEPGNVGFDASANCYVDMYEAGIIDPTKVVRIALENAVSVASILLLTEATMTEIPEKDTPAEPPYPG, encoded by the coding sequence ATGGCTCACAGCAAAATTTTGTTCCGCGCCGCTGCTCGCGAGAAAATCCTGTGTGGCGCGACTCAACTCGCGGACGCCATCCGCGTGACACTCGGACCCAAGTCGAAATCGGTATTGATTCAGAAAAAATGGGGCACGCCTATCGTCTGTAACGATGGGGTGACCATTGCCAAGCAGGTGGACCTGCAGGACCCGGAGGAAAACCTCGGTGCGCAAATGTTGCGCCAGGCGGCTGAACGTACCGGTGAAGCGGTGGGGGATGGCACCAGTACCTCAACGGTCCTGGCCCATGCGATCTTTGCTGACGGTGTGCGCAATGTGGTCGCAGGTGCCAGTGCCATAGACCTCAAACGTGGATTGGACCGGGGCCTGTTGCTGGCGGTGCAATCACTGGCGGCACAATCTCGTCCGGTCAGCACGCTCAAGGAAAAGGCCCAGGTAGCGACCCTTTCAGCCCACAACGATGCCACTATTGGCGAACTGGTTGCTAACGCTCTGGAGAAGGTCGGTGTTGAGGGCGTGGTCAGCGTCGAGGAATCCAAGACCACCGAAACAGTGGTCGAGGTGGTTGAGGGGATGCGTTTTGATAGAGGTTATGTCTCACCCTATTTCGTGACGGATGCCGACAAGATGCAGGTTGAGCTCGAAGATGCTTACCTGCTGCTCTGTGACCACAAGATTGGCTTACTTAAAGACCTTATCCCGTTGCTTGAAATGATCGCAAAAAGCGGCCAGCCGCTGGTCTTGATCGCCGACGACATTGAAGGCGAGGCGTTGACTACTTTGGTCGTCAACCAGATTCGCGGCGTATTGCGCGCGGTGGCGATCAAGGCGCCCGGCTTCGGCGACCGTCGTAAAGAGATGCTGCAGGATATTGCCATTCTAACGGGGGGCACGGTGATTTCCAGCGAGCTGGGTATTAGCCTGGAGCACGTGGAGTTGAGCCAACTGGGGCGAGCTCATCGCGTGGTGGTGCAAAAAGACAACACCACCCTGATTGGTGGCGCGGGCACGCACAAGGCGATTGAAACCCGGCTGCAACAGATCCGCCAGCAAGTCGACGCGACGACCAGCGACTACGACCGTGAGAAATTGCTGGAGCGCTTGGCCAAGTTGTCTGGCGGTGTCGCGGTGATCCGGGTGGGCGCACCCACCGAAGCTGAAATGAAGGCGCGCAAGGATGCTCTGGACGACGCTATTTCAGCGACCAAGGCGGCGATTGCCGAAGGCACCGTCCCCGGTGGCGGCTTGGCACTGCTCAAGGCCGTGCCGATTATCGTGGCAGAGGAGGCCCTCTATGAGGGTGACGTAAAAACCGGGTTACAGATTCTTCGTCGGGCTTTGGAAGCGCCCGCCCGAGTCATCGCGGAAAATTCGGCGGTGGACGCCGGGGTCGTCGTTGCCCGGATGCTAGCGGAGCCTGGAAATGTCGGCTTCGACGCGTCGGCCAATTGTTACGTGGATATGTATGAAGCCGGGATCATCGATCCGACAAAAGTCGTGCGTATTGCGTTGGAAAACGCCGTCTCGGTCGCCAGCATCCTGCTACTGACAGAGGCGACCATGACCGAGATTCCGGAAAAGGACACGCCAGCGGAACCTCCGTATCCAGGATGA
- a CDS encoding universal stress protein — translation MSQYQRLLLIIDPALRHSPAINRAAALAKASGATLHIAALIKPVETLLLLEKNIQEKVRESYFKDHSEWLKDEATRMRVRGIDVTTEVTWADDTEYEILQHVTKIQPDLLIKDVQHEPAIKRAFITPMDWYLLRECPVPVYLVGATGHTLPHNIVAAVDPSRPELQESGLNDRIIQEANSLALQCDAELHLLHAYDVSSVYLGDAGGGGLALTNLTKELRNVLEKSFLTLADHYGVPPDRRHFILGQPVSVLAEFASQHQVDVIVMGRIHRHGLEKLIGSTTEHILYQTSCSILAV, via the coding sequence ATGAGCCAGTATCAACGGCTGTTGCTGATCATCGACCCGGCGTTACGCCACTCCCCCGCTATAAACCGTGCTGCCGCCTTGGCCAAGGCCAGTGGCGCGACCTTACATATCGCCGCGTTGATAAAACCTGTGGAAACCCTCTTGTTGCTCGAAAAAAATATTCAGGAGAAGGTCCGCGAAAGTTACTTCAAGGACCACAGTGAGTGGCTTAAGGATGAAGCCACAAGAATGCGCGTGAGAGGCATCGACGTCACTACCGAGGTGACGTGGGCTGACGACACAGAGTACGAAATCCTCCAGCACGTCACGAAAATACAGCCTGACCTGCTGATCAAGGACGTGCAGCATGAACCTGCGATCAAGCGGGCCTTCATCACTCCGATGGATTGGTACCTGCTTCGCGAGTGTCCGGTCCCGGTCTATCTGGTCGGTGCGACCGGTCATACGTTGCCGCACAACATCGTCGCTGCTGTTGATCCTTCACGGCCTGAGTTGCAGGAAAGCGGCCTCAATGACCGGATTATTCAGGAAGCGAACAGCCTGGCGCTCCAGTGCGACGCGGAACTGCACCTGCTGCATGCCTATGACGTGTCATCGGTTTATCTGGGCGATGCGGGCGGTGGTGGCCTGGCGCTGACGAATCTGACCAAGGAGCTGAGAAACGTGCTGGAGAAGTCTTTTCTCACGCTTGCGGACCACTACGGCGTGCCACCTGATCGGCGGCACTTCATCCTTGGACAACCGGTCTCGGTGCTCGCCGAATTCGCTAGCCAGCATCAGGTGGATGTCATCGTGATGGGGCGAATCCACCGCCACGGGCTGGAGAAGTTGATCGGCAGTACGACCGAACATATTTTGTACCAGACGTCCTGCAGCATTCTCGCGGTTTAG